A section of the Clostridium sp. TW13 genome encodes:
- a CDS encoding HD domain-containing protein, with amino-acid sequence MNRFNDILHSEKYNEYLNRIAFLEKNRIFCKHDLEHFLNVARIAYVLVLENEIDISKELVYTTALLHDIGRFVQYEDGTDHEIASVELSKPLLEQAGFNEAEENLIINGIIGHRRGGNAQFGDIMYKSDKLSRECYRCQSSSQCNWKEDNKNLDIMY; translated from the coding sequence ATGAATAGATTTAATGATATATTGCATAGTGAGAAGTATAATGAATATTTAAATAGGATTGCTTTCTTGGAGAAAAACAGGATTTTTTGCAAGCATGATTTAGAACATTTCTTAAATGTGGCTAGAATAGCATATGTATTAGTTTTAGAAAATGAAATAGATATTTCAAAAGAGCTGGTATACACTACAGCATTGCTTCATGATATAGGAAGATTTGTACAATATGAAGATGGAACAGATCATGAAATAGCTTCTGTAGAGTTGTCTAAACCTCTTTTAGAACAAGCTGGTTTCAATGAAGCAGAAGAGAATTTAATAATTAATGGGATTATAGGTCATAGAAGAGGTGGAAACGCCCAATTTGGAGACATAATGTATAAAAGTGATAAGCTTTCTAGAGAGTGTTACAGGTGTCAAAGTTCATCACAATGTAATTGGAAAGAAGACAATAAAAATTTAGATATAATGTATTAA
- the folE gene encoding GTP cyclohydrolase I FolE encodes MINKSKIKEAATMLIEAIGEDASREGLLETPDRIARMYEEVFSGIWKTAEEYLAKNFEVESNDLVIEKDIVFHSMCEHHFLPFFGKVHIAYIPNGRVAGLSKLARTVEVYSKKPQLQERLTYEIANALMKYLNVQGAMVVVEAEHMCMNMRGVRKPGTKTVTSCYRGIFEEDKNLRQEVMALISMK; translated from the coding sequence ATGATAAACAAAAGCAAAATAAAAGAAGCAGCTACAATGTTAATTGAAGCCATAGGAGAAGATGCTTCAAGAGAAGGATTATTAGAGACACCAGATAGAATTGCAAGAATGTATGAAGAAGTTTTCTCAGGAATATGGAAGACAGCTGAAGAATATCTTGCAAAAAACTTTGAGGTAGAGAGCAACGATTTGGTAATAGAAAAGGATATAGTTTTTCATTCTATGTGTGAGCATCATTTCTTGCCCTTCTTTGGTAAGGTTCATATAGCATATATTCCTAATGGGAGGGTTGCAGGACTTTCTAAATTAGCAAGAACTGTTGAAGTATATTCAAAAAAGCCACAGCTTCAGGAAAGATTAACTTATGAAATTGCAAATGCTTTAATGAAGTATTTGAATGTTCAAGGTGCAATGGTTGTTGTTGAAGCAGAACATATGTGTATGAATATGAGAGGTGTGAGAAAGCCTGGTACTAAAACTGTAACCTCTTGCTATAGAGGCATATTTGAGGAGGATAAGAATTTGAGACAAGAAGTAATGGCTTTAATCTCAATGAAATAG
- a CDS encoding sigma-70 family RNA polymerase sigma factor — protein MDKQQVVYNKVTECIRTIFAFSLSRTPSREEAEDLSQEIVKEVLRSANSLRDEQAFYGWMWGIANNVYKCYLRKHRKIEQCDIDENLPDTICEMPETVVVQNEEINTLRRELSLLSEDYRKVSIMYYIDDCSCKDISQKLNLSLEMVKYLLFKSRKILREGMNMSREYGEKSYNPGVFNIDVWMDEDDYMLYYNLFDRKLPGNILLAAYYNPMTVGELSVELGVSAPYLEDEIKILMKHNLIKQLHNARYQTNIIIFTKGCEDDIYGKTSNIFAQASEELFEFINKSEERIRKVNFIGSDYSKSRIYWLATHIALISALSEAEEEMKKAESFPTLSNGTHGYIWGYNSDKESDFFNGIYGDCDIEPDGDYVNVCNFKIIEKCQEFHPRDPKIDILLKVARHEVIDDNNEILAQLISEGYIRNDNKKYSLNFPVFTEKQYNQFVTVMESIIEKMKQSIKLGVLEAQKVVQNHAPAQIADSCSAVSEIKCRNNSIGYIVKEMCDKGYLSVPDSPEKLTMYAVLK, from the coding sequence ATGGATAAACAACAAGTGGTTTATAACAAAGTTACAGAATGTATTAGAACTATATTCGCATTTTCCCTTTCGCGAACTCCAAGTAGAGAAGAGGCAGAAGATTTATCACAAGAGATAGTGAAGGAAGTATTAAGAAGTGCTAATTCACTTCGTGATGAACAAGCTTTTTATGGTTGGATGTGGGGAATTGCAAATAATGTGTACAAATGTTATTTGCGCAAGCATAGAAAAATAGAGCAATGTGATATTGATGAAAACTTGCCAGATACTATATGTGAGATGCCAGAAACAGTAGTAGTTCAAAATGAAGAAATAAATACTCTAAGACGAGAACTTTCTTTATTATCAGAGGACTATCGCAAGGTAAGTATAATGTATTACATTGATGATTGCAGTTGTAAGGATATTTCACAGAAGCTTAATCTCTCTTTGGAGATGGTCAAATATTTGCTCTTTAAATCTAGAAAAATTTTGAGAGAGGGTATGAATATGTCAAGAGAATATGGAGAAAAAAGTTACAATCCAGGAGTTTTTAATATTGATGTGTGGATGGATGAAGATGACTATATGCTTTACTATAATTTATTTGATAGAAAGCTACCAGGAAACATTTTGTTAGCTGCATATTATAATCCAATGACAGTAGGAGAATTAAGTGTTGAATTAGGGGTATCAGCTCCTTATTTAGAGGATGAAATTAAAATTCTAATGAAGCATAATTTGATAAAACAGCTTCATAATGCTAGATATCAAACTAATATAATTATCTTTACAAAAGGTTGTGAAGATGATATATATGGAAAAACAAGTAATATTTTTGCACAAGCTTCAGAGGAGCTTTTTGAGTTTATCAATAAAAGTGAAGAAAGAATAAGAAAGGTTAATTTTATTGGTTCTGATTATTCTAAGAGTAGAATATATTGGTTGGCAACTCACATTGCATTAATAAGTGCGTTATCTGAGGCAGAAGAAGAGATGAAAAAGGCAGAAAGTTTTCCTACATTATCAAATGGAACTCATGGTTATATATGGGGGTATAACAGTGACAAAGAAAGTGACTTTTTTAATGGAATATATGGCGATTGTGATATAGAACCAGATGGTGATTATGTGAATGTGTGCAATTTTAAGATTATAGAAAAGTGCCAAGAGTTTCATCCAAGAGATCCTAAGATTGATATATTATTAAAAGTGGCAAGGCATGAGGTTATAGATGATAATAATGAAATTCTTGCTCAACTTATTAGTGAAGGTTATATTAGAAATGATAATAAGAAATACAGTTTGAATTTTCCAGTGTTTACTGAAAAACAGTATAATCAATTTGTTACTGTAATGGAATCTATTATTGAGAAGATGAAGCAAAGCATAAAGTTAGGAGTGTTAGAGGCTCAAAAGGTTGTACAAAACCATGCACCAGCACAAATAGCAGATAGCTGTTCTGCAGTGTCTGAGATAAAATGTAGAAATAATTCCATTGGATATATTGTTAAAGAGATGTGTGATAAAGGATATTTATCAGTGCCAGATTCTCCAGAAAAGTTAACTATGTATGCAGTGTTAAAGTAG
- a CDS encoding DMT family transporter: MKSYKGIIYALLSSTAFGIMPILARIAYSNKSNPTTVLVLRFLISTLILFFYLKYKLVNVNLGIHQILLLIFIGLIGYTVTTQTLFMSYNYLGAGLATTLHFIYPVVVCIIEFLLFKNRMNSRKIISLIIAILGTYSLVAFKSNSISILGIFLALLSGVTYGTTLIALNLKSIKCLDNRVVTMYLCLGSTIGLVLYGVFNKSIILNLNFEVIGCCLGISIISTIISIILLLKAVEIIGVSSSAILGTFEPIVSIFLGILFLGEKLTFALLLGSILILTSTIILAKSNSTSFQQ; encoded by the coding sequence TTGAAAAGTTATAAAGGGATAATTTATGCCCTCCTATCATCAACAGCATTTGGAATTATGCCTATTTTAGCTAGAATTGCATATTCTAATAAATCTAATCCGACCACTGTGTTGGTACTTAGATTTCTAATTTCAACATTAATATTATTTTTTTATCTAAAGTATAAGCTGGTAAATGTGAATTTAGGAATACATCAAATATTATTACTAATATTCATTGGTTTAATCGGATATACTGTAACAACCCAGACATTATTTATGTCTTACAATTATTTAGGAGCAGGTCTTGCAACAACTTTACACTTTATATATCCGGTAGTGGTTTGTATAATAGAATTTCTATTATTTAAAAATAGAATGAATTCTAGAAAAATAATATCTTTAATAATTGCTATCCTTGGTACATATTCATTAGTTGCATTTAAGAGTAATTCCATAAGTATCTTGGGGATTTTTTTAGCCTTACTTTCTGGTGTGACATATGGGACAACTTTGATTGCGCTTAATTTAAAATCTATTAAATGCTTGGATAATAGAGTTGTTACTATGTATCTTTGCTTGGGGTCAACAATAGGTCTAGTTTTATATGGAGTATTTAATAAATCTATAATTTTAAATTTAAATTTTGAAGTTATAGGGTGTTGCCTTGGAATATCTATAATTTCAACCATAATATCAATAATTTTGCTTCTTAAGGCTGTAGAAATAATAGGTGTTTCATCTTCAGCAATACTTGGAACTTTTGAACCTATAGTAAGTATATTTTTAGGAATTTTATTTTTAGGAGAGAAACTAACTTTTGCATTATTGCTTGGTAGTATACTGATATTAACATCTACAATTATATTAGCAAAGAGCAATTCTACTTCTTTTCAACAATAA
- a CDS encoding AAA family ATPase — protein MKPVYLELCGFGAYADKQIIDFRELEDTNIFVIAGPTGAGKTTIFDAIAYALFGTASGSTREGKSCRSDYADENTDTYVNLIFDIKGKEYKISRNPEYTRKKLKGEGLLKVKDKVELILPDGNVITKKNEVTEEIKNILGIDKDQFKQIVMLPQGEFKKMLESSSEEKEKIFRKIFNTEHFNDIQEKLIEKSKKIYVEIQKMLEERRAYVRNIEYGENYNLQGIIICEDVDVNLVVDKTNDFINEESQELNIVRDKQLLNKQKQAEVNKEKIKSEEINNILKEKIKIEEDKKGLEDKVQEIKAKEDILQKAEKANRVKVFDDACRDKKENLDREKAELNSIELNIKNLEAQLKQSEENLKSEEAKEQLREGVSSNIVELKGYLERIVGYESKQEKLKELNKQLKDISGEKEVEEKNLLLVNEAIEDLEKEVKAIQEAKVVIAGKREELSKLNQRKTDLESIIDKLSKTIELAKQHSIKGKEYIDKQAAWEKEKSLYEKMEEVFKREQAGLLAMSLKEGEPCPVCGSKEHPHLATTVQEVPSEEQIKKQKLKAENLDKEKNSIYNEVEKLNTEINSLKSQTEELKIKLISRECQEEFEKIFELESDAVRERLIIALGETKMLCDRVTKEGISLKNRITKEEDIIKSLEKNKKDRDEKSKLIEKLTENYVNVFGQYSSEEANIKTLENDIPEEIRSSKALNSKINSKEQELKLLKEALQKAKEQKEKLSVEHAAVVGSKKVKEDNIKLYTEQLETAKNALKDALSHDEFLDYREYKNSFKEKREMDSLNSDIRKFYEDLASVKKLYENACKKAEGLEVKDIESLELALIQLSKEELELKQIEIEFDKRISANKKAIANIEAINLKVKDKEEKYKVIAKVANMANGRNANKISFERYVLAAYFDDVIRAANVRLDKLSDGRFELSRSEEILDGRARKEGLEMNVYDYYTGKSRRVGTLSGGESFKASLALALGLSDAIQSYAGGIEIKTMFIDEGFGSLDDYSLENAIECLLDLQTGGRLVGIISHVQALKDRVGARIEVTKSSKGSSLKLTV, from the coding sequence ATGAAACCAGTATATTTAGAATTATGTGGATTTGGAGCTTATGCAGATAAGCAAATAATTGATTTTAGAGAATTAGAGGATACGAATATTTTTGTAATAGCAGGCCCAACAGGAGCTGGGAAAACCACTATTTTTGATGCAATTGCTTATGCTTTGTTTGGTACAGCAAGTGGTTCTACAAGAGAGGGAAAGAGTTGCAGAAGTGATTATGCTGACGAAAATACAGATACCTACGTGAATCTTATTTTTGATATTAAGGGCAAGGAGTATAAGATATCAAGAAATCCTGAATATACAAGAAAAAAGCTTAAGGGAGAAGGTCTCTTAAAAGTTAAGGATAAGGTTGAGCTTATATTACCTGATGGTAATGTTATAACAAAGAAAAATGAAGTAACAGAAGAAATAAAAAATATACTAGGAATAGATAAAGATCAATTTAAGCAGATTGTGATGCTTCCTCAAGGTGAATTTAAGAAGATGTTAGAGTCTAGTAGTGAGGAAAAAGAAAAGATATTTAGAAAAATATTTAATACTGAGCATTTCAATGATATTCAAGAAAAGTTAATTGAAAAGTCTAAGAAAATTTATGTTGAAATTCAAAAGATGCTTGAAGAAAGACGAGCTTATGTTAGGAATATAGAATATGGTGAAAATTATAATCTTCAAGGGATAATAATCTGTGAGGATGTGGATGTAAACTTAGTAGTTGATAAAACTAATGATTTTATAAATGAAGAATCACAAGAACTAAATATAGTAAGGGATAAGCAACTGCTTAATAAACAAAAACAGGCAGAGGTTAATAAGGAAAAGATAAAATCAGAGGAAATCAATAATATTCTAAAAGAAAAAATTAAAATAGAAGAAGATAAAAAAGGTTTGGAAGATAAAGTTCAAGAGATAAAGGCAAAAGAAGATATACTTCAAAAGGCTGAAAAGGCTAATAGAGTTAAGGTTTTTGATGATGCATGTAGAGATAAAAAAGAAAACCTAGATAGAGAAAAAGCAGAACTTAATAGCATTGAGCTTAATATAAAGAATTTAGAAGCACAGTTAAAACAGAGTGAAGAAAACTTAAAAAGTGAGGAAGCTAAAGAACAGCTTAGAGAAGGAGTATCTTCTAACATAGTGGAGTTAAAAGGATATCTTGAAAGAATAGTTGGATATGAAAGTAAACAAGAAAAGTTAAAAGAGCTTAACAAACAACTAAAAGATATTAGTGGTGAAAAGGAAGTAGAAGAAAAGAATTTACTTTTAGTGAATGAAGCTATTGAAGATCTTGAGAAGGAAGTAAAGGCTATTCAAGAGGCAAAAGTAGTTATTGCTGGGAAGAGGGAAGAACTTAGTAAGTTAAATCAAAGGAAAACAGATTTAGAGAGCATTATAGATAAACTTTCTAAGACAATTGAATTGGCAAAGCAGCATAGTATTAAAGGTAAGGAATATATTGATAAGCAAGCTGCTTGGGAGAAAGAAAAAAGTTTATATGAAAAGATGGAAGAGGTATTTAAAAGGGAGCAAGCAGGACTTTTGGCTATGAGTTTAAAAGAAGGTGAACCTTGTCCTGTATGTGGTTCCAAGGAACATCCTCATTTAGCTACAACTGTTCAAGAGGTTCCAAGTGAAGAACAGATTAAAAAGCAAAAGCTTAAGGCTGAAAACTTAGATAAAGAAAAGAACTCTATATATAATGAAGTGGAAAAGTTAAATACTGAAATAAATTCTTTAAAATCTCAAACCGAGGAATTAAAGATTAAATTGATAAGTAGAGAGTGCCAGGAAGAGTTTGAGAAGATATTTGAGTTAGAAAGTGATGCAGTTAGAGAAAGATTAATTATAGCTCTTGGGGAAACAAAGATGCTTTGTGATAGGGTTACTAAAGAAGGCATATCTTTAAAGAATAGAATAACTAAAGAAGAGGATATAATTAAGAGCTTAGAAAAGAATAAGAAAGATAGAGATGAAAAATCGAAGTTAATAGAAAAGTTAACTGAGAATTATGTGAATGTATTTGGTCAGTATTCCAGTGAAGAAGCCAATATAAAGACTTTAGAAAATGATATTCCCGAGGAAATACGTTCAAGTAAAGCTCTAAATTCAAAAATAAATAGTAAGGAGCAAGAACTTAAGCTACTAAAAGAAGCACTTCAAAAAGCTAAAGAACAGAAGGAAAAATTATCTGTGGAGCATGCAGCTGTAGTAGGAAGTAAGAAGGTTAAAGAAGACAATATTAAACTGTACACTGAACAATTAGAGACTGCTAAGAATGCTCTTAAAGATGCTTTATCACATGATGAATTTTTAGATTATAGGGAATATAAGAACTCTTTTAAAGAGAAGAGAGAAATGGATTCATTAAATTCAGATATTAGAAAGTTCTATGAGGATCTTGCTTCAGTGAAAAAGTTATATGAAAATGCCTGCAAGAAAGCAGAAGGACTTGAAGTTAAGGATATTGAATCTTTAGAATTAGCACTTATACAATTGAGTAAAGAAGAACTTGAACTTAAACAAATTGAGATAGAGTTTGATAAGAGAATAAGTGCAAATAAAAAAGCTATTGCTAATATAGAAGCTATAAACCTAAAGGTTAAGGATAAGGAAGAAAAGTATAAGGTGATTGCTAAAGTGGCAAACATGGCTAATGGAAGGAATGCTAATAAAATTAGTTTTGAGAGATATGTACTTGCTGCTTACTTTGATGATGTTATAAGAGCAGCCAATGTTAGACTTGATAAATTGTCTGATGGTAGATTTGAGTTAAGTAGAAGTGAAGAGATACTAGATGGCAGGGCAAGAAAAGAAGGGCTTGAAATGAATGTGTATGATTATTACACAGGAAAGTCACGTAGAGTAGGAACTCTTTCAGGTGGAGAGAGCTTTAAAGCCTCTTTAGCTCTAGCTTTAGGCCTTTCAGATGCTATTCAATCTTACGCAGGTGGAATAGAAATAAAAACTATGTTTATTGATGAAGGCTTTGGTAGCTTGGATGATTATTCTCTAGAAAATGCTATTGAATGCTTATTGGATTTACAAACAGGGGGAAGGCTAGTGGGAATAATATCCCATGTTCAGGCTCTTAAAGATAGGGTTGGGGCACGAATTGAAGTTACTAAAAGTTCAAAGGGAAGCAGCCTAAAATTAACTGTATAG
- a CDS encoding exonuclease SbcCD subunit D, whose amino-acid sequence MEFKQFKNKDIGNNLGKEGELIMKILHLGDLHIGKKVKEFNLIEDQKYVIDQLIEFIEKSIPNVVVISGDLYDRAIPPVEAIEVVNGFLNKIVLELKIPVIAIAGNHDSGARLDFASTILEKQGLYIEGKFKSDITKVTINDEFGPVNFYLLPYADPAEVRELYEDENIKTHDDAMKSIIDRLSANFNREERNVAVAHGFITYMKDGEDQCGLELSESERPLSIGGTDKVSAQYFEMFNYTALGHLHGAQKVGSDKIRYAGSPIKYSFSEVKQKKSFTIINMDDKGEVLTEFQSITPLRDMRVIQGPLEKLISKEVYESEDINVEDYIKVILQDEEELIDPLGRLRSVYKNLMEIEIQNKRKLGDNKTAASEGFKEKSEMELFKEFYENISGESLEGEELKIIQDTIKEVLREEVV is encoded by the coding sequence TTGGAATTTAAACAATTTAAAAATAAAGATATTGGCAATAATTTAGGTAAAGAGGGTGAATTAATTATGAAGATATTGCATTTAGGAGATTTACATATAGGTAAAAAGGTCAAAGAATTTAATTTAATTGAAGATCAGAAATATGTTATTGATCAGTTAATTGAATTTATAGAGAAAAGTATACCAAATGTAGTGGTGATTTCAGGGGATTTATATGATAGAGCTATACCTCCAGTAGAAGCCATAGAAGTTGTGAATGGATTCTTAAACAAGATTGTGTTGGAGCTTAAGATTCCAGTTATAGCTATAGCAGGAAACCATGATAGTGGTGCAAGACTTGATTTTGCAAGTACAATATTAGAAAAACAGGGACTTTATATAGAAGGAAAATTTAAATCTGATATCACAAAGGTTACAATAAATGATGAGTTTGGACCTGTTAACTTTTATTTACTTCCTTATGCAGATCCTGCAGAGGTACGTGAATTATATGAAGATGAAAATATAAAGACTCATGATGACGCAATGAAATCAATAATTGATAGATTGAGTGCTAATTTTAATAGAGAAGAGAGAAATGTAGCTGTTGCCCATGGCTTCATAACTTATATGAAAGATGGGGAAGATCAATGTGGTTTGGAGTTAAGTGAATCAGAGAGACCTTTATCTATAGGGGGAACAGATAAGGTATCAGCACAATATTTTGAGATGTTTAATTATACAGCATTAGGTCATTTGCATGGAGCACAAAAGGTTGGCTCAGACAAAATAAGGTATGCTGGTTCACCAATAAAGTATTCTTTTTCTGAGGTTAAGCAGAAAAAAAGCTTCACTATAATCAATATGGATGATAAGGGGGAAGTTTTAACAGAATTTCAAAGTATAACACCTCTTAGAGATATGAGAGTTATACAAGGCCCTTTAGAAAAGCTGATAAGCAAAGAAGTATATGAAAGTGAAGATATAAATGTAGAAGATTATATAAAAGTAATTCTACAAGATGAAGAAGAGCTCATAGATCCATTAGGCAGGTTAAGAAGTGTATATAAGAACTTAATGGAGATTGAAATACAGAATAAAAGAAAATTAGGAGACAATAAAACTGCTGCCAGTGAAGGTTTTAAGGAAAAAAGTGAAATGGAGCTTTTCAAGGAATTTTATGAAAACATTAGTGGGGAATCATTAGAAGGGGAAGAACTCAAAATAATTCAAGATACAATAAAAGAGGTTCTTAGAGAAGAGGTGGTTTAG